The sequence AGGCCCTGGACCGTGCCCCTGACGGCCGGCGAGATGATCGAGTGCGCGCGCCAGGTCTCGCGCGCGGCAATGTTCGACATGTGCACCTCGATGGTCGGAAACGGCATCGCCTTGATTGCGTCGTGCAGCGGAACGCCGTGCTGCGTGAGGCCGGCCGGGTTGACGAGGGCGCCCTGTGCATCGTCGATGTGCGCGTGCAGAAAGTCGATCAGGTCGCCCTCGTGGTTCGACTGGATCGTGTCGAGCGTCGCGCCGAGTTCGTCCGCAAGCTTCTGCAGCCGCGCATCGATCTCGGCCAGCGTGGTCGTGCCGTAGATGTGGGGTTCGCGCCGGCCGAACAGGTTGAGGTTGGGGCCGTGCAGGACGAGGATCT is a genomic window of Variovorax sp. V213 containing:
- a CDS encoding type II 3-dehydroquinate dehydratase, with the translated sequence MKILVLHGPNLNLFGRREPHIYGTTTLAEIDARLQKLADELGATLDTIQSNHEGDLIDFLHAHIDDAQGALVNPAGLTQHGVPLHDAIKAMPFPTIEVHMSNIAARETWRAHSIISPAVRGTVQGLGPLSYLAALRALVEMQQQPAGA